One genomic segment of Mytilus trossulus isolate FHL-02 chromosome 4, PNRI_Mtr1.1.1.hap1, whole genome shotgun sequence includes these proteins:
- the LOC134715976 gene encoding N-acetyl-D-glucosamine kinase-like — MSEHEYYGGVEGGATKSKMVLIRSDGKIVAWSEGPCTNQWLIGQEECLKRVNDMTQEAKKSAGLDSDKPIKSLGLCMSGADQKEAQQQLIDGMKSKYPNASQDVSVSSDTTGAIATATALGGIVLISGTGSNCQLNNEDGSMYRCGGWGHLLGDEGSAYWIAQRAIKTIFDHEDNLCVCPFDCTYVWNTIKTYFKIQDRNQILGSFYTNFDKSFIAGMCKELARGASEEKDKLCLQLFCDAGDILARHIVGLEPKIDQSLLDGENGLNIVCVGSVWKSWDLLQQGFTNVLKTNCDRIQKFCLLDLTQSAALGAACLGAKDVQFTLPMDYSANATILHKAVL, encoded by the exons ATGAGTGAACATGAATACTATGGAGGAGTTGAAGG AGGAGCCACAAAGTCTAAGATGGTTTTGATCAGATCTGATGGAAAGATTGTTGCATGGAGTGAAGGACCATGTACTAATCAGTGG CTGATTGGTCAAGAGGAATGTCTGAAACGAGTGAATGATATGACACAGGAAGCTAAGAAATCTGCTGGGTTAGATTCAGATAAACCAATTAAATCTTTG GGTTTATGTATGAGTGGAGCTGACCAGAAAGAAGCACAACAACAGTTGATAGATGGAATGAAGTCAAAATATCCCAATGCAAGTCAAGATGTGTCTGTATCTAGTGATACAACGGGTGCCATAGCAACAGCTACTGCATTAG GGGGCATAGTGCTTATTTCAGGAACTGGGTCTAATTGCCAGTTAAACAATGAAGATGGAAGCATGTATAGGTGTGGTGGTTGGGGTCATCTCCTTGGTGATGAAGGATCAG CTTACTGGATTGCACAGAGAGCAATAAAGACCATATTTGACCATGAGGACAATCTTTGTGTATGTCCATTTGATTGTACATATGTGTGGAATACCATCAAGACATATTTTAAG ATACAAGACAGGAACCAAATACTTGGAAGTTTCTACACAAATTTTGACAAGTCGTTCATCGCAGGGATGTGTAAAGAATTAGCAAGAG GTGCTTCAGAAGAGAAGGATAAATTATGTTTACAGTTATTCTGTGATGCAGGAGATATTCTTGCCAGACATATTGTTGGCTTGGAACCAAAGATAGACCAG TCTCTGCTGGATGGAGAAAATGGTCTGAATATTGTGTGTGTTGGTTCTGTATGGAAGAGCTGGGATCTTCTACAACAAG gatttacaaatgttttaaagacaaattgtgacagaatacaaaaattttGTCTCCTTGATCTGACCCAATCAGCAGCTTTAGGAGCAGCCTGTCTCGGTGCCAAAGACGTTCAGTTTACACTTCCCATGGACTATAGTGCTAATGCAACAATCTTACATAAAGCTGTATTATGA